In a genomic window of Amblyomma americanum isolate KBUSLIRL-KWMA chromosome 4, ASM5285725v1, whole genome shotgun sequence:
- the LOC144130452 gene encoding uncharacterized protein LOC144130452 yields the protein MQWRQLQLLLWKSVYLYKLRRNWAITALEVLTPLLLTLVNTYLHCSRDQPSQTAAVTPSVAPIFVGADTEAEHVVKPSLFFPKKIAFVPAPGTCWPSLAGITEWLRHVTFAPVLCAVH from the coding sequence ATGCAATGGCGGCAGCTGCAGCTTCTGCTTTGGAAGAGTGTCTACCTCTACAAGCTGCGGCGTAACTGGGCCATCACGGCGCTGGAGGTGCTGACGCCGCTGCTGCTGACATTGGTGAACACTTACCTGCACTGCAGCCGCGACCAGCCGTCGCAGACTGCGGCTGTTACTCCTTCAGTCGCCCCCATCTTCGTAGGCGCCGACACTGAGGCCGAGCACGTGGTCAAGCCGTCGCTTTTCTTCCCCAAAAAGATCGCCTTCGTGCCGGCACCAGGCACGTGCTGGCCATCGCTGGCGGGGATTACAGAGTGGCTACGCCATGTAACTTTCGCTCCTGTACTATGCGCTGTGCACTGA
- the LOC144129915 gene encoding uncharacterized protein LOC144129915 yields the protein MAHCVPYAAGNVTGEQLLRHAFPGAEVEEFGGEAEMVAKLSVRANALGLTDNYGVVFKQAEGGVLSYKMRFPSWQEFYTRETMRPTSSSRRPPFWLSGILLPMMSRLNLAVAQTAVPRAVGSAEALPVYFKTRRFPSPKSYDTSRSAGKVTDLSVVYGFIVLGPVAVKRIAEEKSVGMKELLRIAGVSDAVYWLSAFLSGLLVMSLVTILITMLVKLPIFCAPSLLPQSDFTLVLFVIMTYAVYCDLFCLLISCVVKTPVYAVFATVCLWMLTYEVPIFFMDAPGSIPYEDLSLGQKLRSSVFPNMALHWMVRIINLHEENS from the exons ATGG CTCACTGCGTGCCGTATGCCGCAGGGAACGTCACCGGTGAACAACTGCTGCGTCACGCGTTCCCGGGGGCCGAAGTGGAAGAGTTCGGTGGCGAGGCCGAGATGGTGGCCAAACTGTCAGTGCGCGCCAACGCCCTGGGGCTAACCGACAACTACGGCGTGGTGTTCAAGCAAGCGGAGGGGGGTGTGCTCAGCTACAAAATGCGCTTTCCATCCTGGCAGGAGTTCTACACCAGGGAAACAATGCGACCCACTAGCTCTAGCCGACGGCCGCCATTTTGGCTTTCAG GCATCCTGCTGCCGATGATGTCGAGGCTTAACCTGGCCGTGGCACAAACTGCGGTGCCGCGGGCGGTGGGCAGTGCCGAGGCGCTGCCGGTTTACTTTAAGACACGCCGGTTCCCGTCTCCGAAGAGTTACGACACTTCGAGGAGCGCCGGCAAGGTTACAGACCTCAGCGTCGTGTACGGATTCATTGTCCTGGGACCCGTCGCCGTGAAACGCATCGCCGAAGAAAAGTCAGTCGGAATGAAG GAGCTGCTGCGTATCGCTGGTGTCTCCGACGCCGTGTACTGGCTGTCAGCGTTCCTGAGCGGCCTGCTGGTGATGTCGCTGGTGACGATCCTGATCACCATGCTCGTGAAGCTGCCGATCTTCTGTGCGCCCTCGCTGCTGCCTCAGAGTGACTTCACTCTCGTGCTGTTCGTGATCATGACGTACGCCGTGTATTGCGACCTCTTCTGCCTGCTCATCAGCTGCGTCGTCAAGACCC CGGTGTACGCCGTGTTCGCCACCGTGTGCCTCTGGATGCTGACGTACGAGGTGCCCATCTTCTTCATGGACGCGCCTGGGTCCATCCCCTACGAAGACCTGTCGCTCGGTCAGAAGCTTCGCAGCTCCGTCTTCCCCAACATGGCGCTGCACTGGATGGTCCGCATTATCAACCTCCACGAAGAGAACAGCTGA